One segment of Corynebacterium caspium DSM 44850 DNA contains the following:
- a CDS encoding MFS transporter, which yields MWQISGYIPTLIAVACAFGAWSLLLPVVPTAVLDSGGGEALAGATTGIFMATTVLTQIFTPAALRRWGYTPVMVVAASLLGVPALGHLFGMTAVPALLFSAIRGVGFGALSVSDSALIAEIVPVRLLGKATGMLGVFIGFSQMIFLPLGLAIAHSSLGFNAVYIIAAIVALIAGFMCLRIPRLYPAKPEVAGENRLNSPRVATWKLVTVPAIAMATIAMSFGAISSFLPVAVRELDPHAGVIIGGVILSIVGGVSMLFRYLSGMVADRLGRPGSTMIIGQVLGFFGALLLALTLQQGWSIWPLVLGSIFFGAGFGFVQNESLLFMFSRLPRTQISAASALWNGSYDAGTGVGSFALGAVAAYFAYQGAFGAGALLIFFGLVVTLLDYFMGKHRITPYGNTRARLRNLRTIHERSPND from the coding sequence ATGTGGCAAATATCTGGATATATTCCCACCCTCATTGCGGTAGCTTGTGCTTTTGGAGCTTGGTCTTTATTGCTACCGGTAGTTCCTACTGCAGTACTTGATAGTGGGGGAGGGGAAGCTTTAGCCGGGGCTACTACGGGCATTTTTATGGCCACCACGGTGCTCACCCAGATTTTCACTCCGGCGGCTTTGCGACGCTGGGGATATACGCCGGTAATGGTAGTTGCGGCTAGCTTATTGGGAGTACCAGCTTTAGGTCACCTCTTTGGGATGACTGCGGTTCCGGCCTTATTATTTTCAGCGATTCGCGGGGTTGGCTTTGGGGCGCTGTCAGTTTCTGATTCCGCGCTAATTGCCGAAATAGTGCCTGTGCGCCTTTTAGGTAAAGCTACGGGCATGTTGGGGGTATTTATTGGTTTCTCGCAGATGATTTTCCTACCTTTGGGCCTAGCTATTGCCCATTCATCTTTAGGTTTTAATGCGGTTTATATAATTGCTGCCATCGTGGCTTTGATAGCGGGTTTTATGTGTTTACGTATTCCACGCCTTTACCCAGCTAAGCCTGAGGTAGCTGGGGAAAATAGGCTAAATAGTCCGCGAGTTGCTACTTGGAAACTAGTTACTGTTCCAGCTATTGCCATGGCTACTATTGCTATGAGCTTTGGAGCTATTTCTTCTTTTTTGCCGGTGGCTGTGCGCGAGCTTGATCCACATGCCGGGGTAATTATTGGTGGGGTAATCCTTTCAATTGTGGGTGGGGTTTCCATGCTTTTCCGTTATCTTTCAGGAATGGTGGCGGATCGGCTGGGGCGCCCGGGATCCACCATGATAATTGGGCAGGTTCTCGGATTTTTCGGGGCTTTGCTGCTAGCTTTAACTTTGCAGCAAGGTTGGAGTATCTGGCCACTGGTGCTGGGATCAATATTTTTTGGGGCAGGTTTTGGTTTCGTCCAAAATGAGTCTTTGCTATTTATGTTCTCTCGATTGCCGCGTACCCAAATTTCGGCAGCTTCAGCGCTTTGGAATGGTTCCTATGATGCAGGAACTGGGGTGGGATCTTTTGCCTTAGGGGCAGTAGCTGCATATTTTGCTTATCAAGGGGCCTTTGGTGCCGGTGCACTGCTGATATTTTTTGGTTTAGTAGTTACCCTTTTGGATTATTTCATGGGCAAGCATCGTATTACTCCTTATGGCAATACTCGGGCCCGGCTGCGTAATTTGCGCACCATCCATGAGCGTTCTCCAAATGACTAA